Proteins found in one Limanda limanda chromosome 18, fLimLim1.1, whole genome shotgun sequence genomic segment:
- the gpr132b gene encoding probable G-protein coupled receptor 132b, translating to MHQLPVTDSVSLMNNHSSVLACELPYDDGRLPLVLLYSVVLLVGLPANLLTLYLTWLQVCRKNVLGVYLWSLSLCDLTYLLTLPLWAHYVSRGHVWPWSSATCKLTGYIFFNNMYISIFLLCCISCDRYVAVVYSVESRGLRRQRLAVLIALAIVLLVAVGHLPVFAMSEGDAGEGDQRCFEPSQSSPTVMGFNYARFIVGFLLPLLLLMATNRGVLVNVQRSTGLRQEQKERVRWLALAVVILFLVCFAPYHLILLVRAVMFHFTQPQDATCRFEEAVYTPYTISLGLATVNSAINPILYVLSSENIRKELSRGLAQVCDQARLRPRSDSSRIQIQSNKNSSELNAATEEQQGGQPPVS from the coding sequence ATGCACCAGCTTCCTGTGACCGACTCAGTTTCTCTGATGAACAACCACAGTTCCGTGTTGGCGTGCGAGCTGCCGTACGACGATGGCCGCCTGCCGCTGGTTCTGCTGTACAGCGTGGTGCTGCTGGTCGGGCTGCCTGCCAACCTGCTGACCCTCTACCTCACCTGGCTGCAGGTGTGCAGGAAGAACGTGTTGGGTGTTTACCTGTGGAGCCTGTCGCTGTGCGACCTCACCTACCTGCTCACGCTGCCGCTGTGGGCGCACTACGTGAGCCGAGGTCACGTGTGGCCCTGGAGCTCGGCCACGTGTAAGCTCACAGGCTACATCTTCTTCAACAACATGTACATCAGCAtcttcctgctctgctgcatcTCCTGCGACCGCTACGTGGCCGTGGTCTACAGCGTGGAGTCCCGAGGTCTGCGGAGGCAGCGCCTCGCCGTGCTCATCGCCCTCGCCATCGTGCTGCTGGTCGCGGTCGGGCACCTTCCTGTCTTCGCCATGAGTGAGGGCGACGCTGGCGAGGGAGACCAGCGCTGCTTCGAGCCCAGTCAGAGCAGTCCGACCGTGATGGGCTTCAACTACGCGCGCTTCATAGTCGGCTTCTTgctcccgctgctgctgctgatggcgACGAACCGCGGCGTCCTGGTCAACGTGCAGCGCAGCACGGGGCTGCGGCAGGAGCAGAAAGAGCGGGTCCGCTGGTTGGCTCTGGCCGTGGTCATCCTGTTCCTGGTCTGCTTCGCCCCGTACCATCTGATTCTGCTGGTCAGGGCCGTCATGTTCCACTTCACTCAGCCGCAGGACGCCACCTGCCGGTTCGAGGAGGCGGTCTACACCCCCTACACCATCTCCCTCGGCCTCGCCACCGTCAACAGCGCCATCAACCCCATCCTCTACGTCCTGTCCAGTGAGAACATCCGCAAAGAGCTGAGCCGAGGCCTGGCGCAGGTCTGTGACCAAGCTCGTCTGAGACCAAGATCCGACAGCAGCCGGATCCAGATCCAGTCCAACAAGAACTCGTCAGAGCTGAATGCAGCAACCGAGGAGCAACAAGGAGGACAGCCTCCGGTCTCCTAA
- the vipas39 gene encoding spermatogenesis-defective protein 39 homolog, with amino-acid sequence MMKSKPDEEDYWNSSKFKAFTFDDEDDEFSRLKESKRAVNSIRGLVDEDEDEDEVEKVSWSGEPVGSISWSVRETAASNQKPDREPAFPKINTDPQTTGRSHSGYSLSSLFKGKTRGGTFQSFTDSLSDSSARLYAPELRKPKSEYKDYVSDWSPEETVHRMQQGKTVSLEKYRSLQDKLLLLDFSVSAHDGNVITAILIYLKRTLSKEVLFRELESRQTALRHFIHYLTETRDQKLLLELLRTLGRTEDMVLLQYKEHLGIADENKRRDFLKSCLSLAFSPEDSAHVQDHFTLLERQIVIEAADGQAERGGKSEIFQKFPRRASILNMPLITTLYYCCFYHYHEPEGTYSGPLNIRHTFRVSEKQFFVTALAARAKLKAWSDVDALFTCRNWLGFTKKKSPLGFHRVVDILQKNSAPTQVLQEYVGLVEDADTRTGLAQKLKCHDIVINTYRDLKDRKLLLGYRGKVDKGSAEEKKINELLDNPQIRWKN; translated from the exons ATGATGAAGAGTAAACCTGATGAGGAAGACTACTGGAACAGCTCCAAGTTCAAAGCTTTCACCTTCGATGACGAAGACGACGAATTCAGCAGA CTGAAGGAGTCCAAGCGAGCGGTGAACAGCATCCGGGGACTGGTGGACGAAGACGAGGACGAAGACGAGGTGGAGAAAGTCAGCTGGAGCGGCGAGCCTGTTGGGA GTATCTCCTGGTCGGTCCGAGAGACGGCAGCGTCCAATCAGAAGCCAGATAGAGAACCAGCCTTCCCCAAaatcaacactgacccacaGACGACGGGCAGGAGTCACTCGGGGTACTCCCTGAGTTCCCTGTTCAAAG GAAAAACCCGAGGAGGAACCTTCCAGTCCTTCACTGACT cgCTCAGCGACTCGTCGGCCAGGCTCTACGCTCCGGAGCTCCGGAAACCTAAATCTGAGtacaag GACTATGTCAGTGATTGGTCGCCTGAGGAGACAGTTCACAGAATGCAGCAAGGAAAG ACGGTGTCTCTGGAGAAGTATCGGTCTCTTCAggacaaactgctgctgttggatTTCTCCGTCAGCGCTCACGATGGAAACGTTATCACGGCt ATCTTGATTTATTTGAAGAGGACTCTGAGTAAAG AGGTTTTGTTTCGGGAGCTTGAGTCCAGACAAACGGCTCTGAGACATTTCATCCACTATCTGACTGAAACCAGAGaccagaagctgctgctggagcttctCAG GACTCTGGGCAGGACAGAGGACATGGTG ctgctgcagtACAAAGAACACCTGGGCATCGCAGATGAGAACAAGAGGCGGGACTTCCTGAAGAGCTGCCTCAG TCTGGCGTTTTCTCCCGAGGACTCGGCTCACGTTCAGGATCACTTCACTCTGTTGGAGCGACAGATCGTCATCGAG GCAGCAGACGGGCAGGCAGAGCGCGGAGGGAAGTCTGAAATCTTCCAGAAGTTTCCCAGAAGAGCTTCGATCCTCAACATGCCGCTGATCACAACGCTGTACTACTGCTGCTTCTACCACTACCACGAGCCGGAG ggGACGTACAGCGGTCCGCTGAACATCCGCCACACCTTCAGG GTTTCAGAGAAGCAGTTCTTTGTGACGGCGCTGGCGGCGCGGGCGAAGCTGAAGGCGTGGTCGGACGTGGACGCTCTGTTCACCTGCAGGAACTGGCTCGGATTCACCAAGAAGAAATCCCCTCTCGGCTTCCATCGAGTCGTGGACATCCTGCAGAAGAACTCCGCCCCCACACAG gtgctGCAGGAGTACGTGGGCCTGGTGGAGGACGCCGACACCAGGACCGGGCTGGCTCAGAAACTGAAGTGTCACGACATCGTCATCAAC ACGTACCGGGACCTGAAGGACCGAAAGCTGTTGCTAGGATACCGAGGGAAGGTGGACAAAGGTTCGGCCGAGGAGAAGAAGATCAACGAGCTGCTGGACAACccg caAATCCGCTGGAAgaactga